From one Paeniglutamicibacter psychrophenolicus genomic stretch:
- a CDS encoding AfsR/SARP family transcriptional regulator, translated as MGGNVRHLTDGHARILGYLAFNPGEHDRRFVASTLWPDAGGERAAGNLRAQLWRLRRDGVGLVDSDGHLLSLGDGVLVDVQLLDDWATRLIAGSPTAIDLAWVPRNIDTAEILPGFSDEWIEMERQRLQQRMLHAMECLSREFRLAGRFADALESALVVCQTDPLRESAQETLIETYLSEGNPLVAQRSYAEYRDLVMDELGVEPSPALAQRLDSFLRGEDR; from the coding sequence ATGGGCGGAAATGTCCGGCACCTGACCGATGGGCACGCCCGGATCCTGGGATACCTGGCCTTCAACCCGGGCGAGCACGACCGCCGCTTTGTGGCCAGCACCCTGTGGCCGGACGCGGGCGGGGAACGGGCAGCGGGCAACCTGAGGGCGCAATTGTGGCGGCTGCGCCGCGACGGCGTCGGCCTGGTCGATTCGGATGGGCACCTGTTGTCCCTGGGAGATGGCGTGCTGGTGGACGTCCAATTGCTCGATGACTGGGCCACCCGGTTGATTGCCGGGAGCCCGACGGCCATCGACCTGGCGTGGGTGCCCAGGAACATCGACACCGCAGAAATCCTGCCCGGGTTCTCCGACGAGTGGATAGAGATGGAACGCCAACGGCTGCAGCAACGGATGCTCCATGCCATGGAATGCCTCAGCCGCGAATTCAGGTTGGCCGGCAGGTTCGCCGACGCCCTGGAGTCGGCACTCGTCGTGTGCCAGACCGATCCGCTGCGCGAGTCCGCCCAGGAAACGCTGATTGAAACCTACTTGTCCGAGGGAAACCCGCTGGTGGCGCAGCGCAGCTATGCGGAATACCGGGACCTGGTCATGGACGAACTCGGGGTTGAACCGTCACCGGCCTTGGCCCAACGCCTGGATTCCTTTTTGCGCGGCGAGGATCGCTGA